GCTGCTCCCGACATGGCGAGGTGAGGAGCAAGGACTTTGATCGCAACATATCGATTGAGGGCCGGTTCGTACCCTTTTAGGACGACACCCATGCCGCCACACCCCACGACGCCCACAACTTCATAACCCCCAAACCGGCCGAGCATGCGGGGATCGTCCGACGGTTGCAGAGCATCCAGGACCCCAGGGATCGCGGAGTGAAGAACTGGATCGTTGTGGAACCTTGTCGGAGGACTTGGAAGCGACTCTTTGAGTTCCGAATCAAAAATGTCGTCACTAAGGAAAGAGGAGGTGTCGTGCCACCATTGCTGGTCCGCCGACTGTTCATCAAGTTGCTTCTGGCACGATGGGCAACTGTCGAGGTGTTTGAGGAATGTGCCTTGATCGGTCTCCAACAGTTCATCATTCAAGAAGGCTGTCAGTTGGGCCGGGGAACAAGCTTGTTTTGCATCGCTCATGTTTCGTCCTCCATTGCCAGGACGCCTTCACGCAATCGTTTCATCACTCGGCTGCGTGCTGCATAGAGGGAGCCGATCGAGATGTCCAAGTCGTTGGCAACCACCGTTTTCGAATGTCCATCGACAGCTGTTCTCCAAAATGCCATCCACGTCGAGTCAGAGAATTCGTCGCGGATTTTCTCGACCACTTTTCGAAATGTGGCTCTCCGTAATTCGAGTTCGATTTCTGCCTCTTCTTCAGAATCAAATTTTCCTCCGGAAACAGCGTGTTCGTCGACGTTTGTCAAAGAATGGTGGCGATGTGATCGCGTCGCCGCATTCACGACTGCATTTCGAGTGACGACCAACAGCCACGCACGGAAAGAACCACTTTGGCGATCGAGATGCCAAGTCTTCATTTTCTCGGCAGCATTGGCAAAGACTCGTTGAACAAGGTCTTCCGCGTCGGCGGGCTGCAATCCTTTTCGGCGTGCGTATCGATAGATGGCAGACTGATAGATCTGCAGAAATTCGCGCCAGGCATCGTCGTCGTCCGCGTTCTGAACGCGTTGAAGCAAACTCCAGCGAGTTGTCGGCAGGTCAGACACGGATCCTCCGAAGTTGTGGGGCGACTGTCAGAAAGAAGCACACATCAACCTGTGTGATCTGACACGCTTTTTCAAAGATTT
The sequence above is drawn from the Thalassoglobus sp. JC818 genome and encodes:
- a CDS encoding sigma-70 family RNA polymerase sigma factor; amino-acid sequence: MSDLPTTRWSLLQRVQNADDDDAWREFLQIYQSAIYRYARRKGLQPADAEDLVQRVFANAAEKMKTWHLDRQSGSFRAWLLVVTRNAVVNAATRSHRHHSLTNVDEHAVSGGKFDSEEEAEIELELRRATFRKVVEKIRDEFSDSTWMAFWRTAVDGHSKTVVANDLDISIGSLYAARSRVMKRLREGVLAMEDET